In Cetobacterium somerae ATCC BAA-474, a genomic segment contains:
- a CDS encoding RrF2 family transcriptional regulator, whose product MLISREVDYGIRIVLLLCEANRKMDAKEISEISGVSIRFTLKILGKLTSSDLVESFRGAKGGYVAAKKPEDISVYDIVEVLEGGIKVNGCFEDKTSCTTSKMALCGLRCKLEGVNLKIKEELEKITMDKLENCSGYDS is encoded by the coding sequence ATGTTAATAAGTAGAGAAGTTGATTACGGTATAAGAATCGTACTTTTATTGTGTGAAGCAAATAGAAAAATGGATGCAAAGGAGATTTCTGAAATTTCAGGTGTTTCTATAAGATTTACACTTAAAATTCTTGGAAAATTAACTTCATCTGATTTAGTAGAATCATTTCGTGGTGCAAAAGGTGGTTATGTAGCAGCAAAGAAGCCAGAAGATATAAGTGTATACGATATAGTAGAAGTTTTAGAAGGTGGAATCAAAGTAAATGGATGTTTTGAAGACAAAACAAGTTGTACAACTTCTAAAATGGCTTTATGTGGATTAAGATGTAAATTAGAGGGAGTTAATTTAAAAATAAAAGAGGAGTTAGAAAAGATAACAATGGATAAACTTGAAAACTGCTCAGGATATGACTCATAA